Sequence from the Peromyscus eremicus chromosome 4, PerEre_H2_v1, whole genome shotgun sequence genome:
TTCTCTCAGTACCCCTCAGCCACTACCCCGCCTCCTACCCCAAACTTCTCCAACCCTCTAGCTGGGCTGCTCTTCCCCCACCtacccttccctatataatcagCCACTTCAGTTGCCTGGTCCCTTTTGGTCTGCTCTcttttgggcctcctggctgtTGCATCTggttctccccaccccccaacccctttGTCCCTCTCCTCACAAGgcccactctggactctcccagatgtccctgcctctgacaaTGTCTCTCTTTTATCCACAATAAACTTTCTTCCCTACCATACCTAGGAGGAgtcctgtcctttcctttttcttcttttctcattcaCTTACGGGATTACAATCTGCCTGCAAGCACAGAGTGAAAAATCCCACACCCAGGGGACAAAACTTGGTTGCTCCTGGGCAGCCACCAAAGTCCAGTTTCTCTGCCAAatactgtttccttgtctcctctgAAGTGAGAGGAGCTTATGGCCCAGCTCTACCCAACAGGACTGGAAGAGAAGAGTTATGGCAGGGACCTGGGAACTTTttttgctctctgtgtgtgtgtgtgtgtgtgtgtgtgtgtgtgtgtatgtgtgcgtacatgcgtgcgtgcatgtgtatgtgtgtgtgtgtgtgtgtgtgtgtgtgtgtgtgtgtgtgtgtgcgcaggcCGGTGGTCAGCATCAGGTGTCTctctcagtcactctccatcttacttttgagacaatgtctctcactAAACTGGAGCTCACGGATCAGATTTAGCTATACAGGCTAGCCGAGGAACTCCAGGGACGCATCCGTATTCTGGTGGcccctgtgctggggttacagacacagaCCAGGCCTCAGGGcctgcttttatgtgggtgctaggaatccaaactcaggttcacaTGCCTGTATGGCATGCACTGTATTGATAGAGTCATTTCCCCAGTCcacagagaagctttttttttttaagtatccgtatttgtttattttctttctttctttctttctttttcttttctttccttttctttcttttttttttttttgagacagggtctcactatatagccctagctgttctggaactcactatatagaccagattggtctccaactcaaagatctgcctgcctctgtctcctgaatattaggattaaaggagtgtgctatcACATCCAGCCTCAGAAAAACTtcaatctacacacacacacacacacacacacacacacacacacacacacacacacaagacagggcttctccttGTAACAaacagccctggcagtcctagaactagctctgtagaccaggctggcattgaactcacaaagatatgcctgcctctgcctcccaagtgctgggatcaaagtcatgtgccaccactgcttggccccAAAaacttctaggggctggagagatggctcaggggttaagagcactggcagctcttccagaggtcctgagttcaattcccagcaaccacatggtggctcacaaccatctgtaatgaaatatggcgcccccttctggcctgcaggcatatatgcaggcagaacactatacatcataaatttaaaaacaaaaaaaaacttgtaatATCATGATAAAGTGATGCAAATTATACTCATCAAAAAGCTATGCCACTCTGCGGCATAGAGGAAACAAGGTAGGATGGGAGGTTGGGAGGATGAAAAACCTAGactctagagcagtgcttcttaaccttcctaaggctgtgaccctgtaatacaggtgacccccaaccataaacttatATTCACTGCTagttcgtaactgtaattttgctactgttaggaatcgtaatgtgaatatctgatatgctacccctatgaaagggttgtttgaccgcaagaggttgcgacccacaggttgagaactactgttctagaTCCACAAGGAACCAGTATCTGTAACACCTTTATCTAGAGTTATTGCGTGAAGGGAAAACCAACCACTCTGTAAAAGTGTAgatccagctgggcagtggtggagcacatctttaatcccagcacttgggaggcagaggcaggtggatctctgtgagttcgaggccaacctgggctacagaatgagttccaggaaaggcgccaaagctacacagaaaaaccctgtcttgaaaaaccaaaagaaaaaaaaaagtgtagatcTAGTTGCAATGTTTACAGAAAattattgggttttttgttgttgttgttgttttactatgAAGCATTGTGAGGACTGAAGGAATTACCATAAAGTACAGGTCACTACTTATGGCATACATGGGTCTCTTTGCCATTAATTGAAAACCCATTCTGTGATTCTGTGCTACTCACTGTGAGGTGTTTTAAGTGACTGCAGGCTGCACCTAGCTGTCCCATCTCACCTGCCTTCTGGACAGCAGCGTAGTGTACAGCTCCTGAGCTAGTGCCAGCTGGTAGCACTGCTAACAGCCTGATCTGAAGAGGAAGCCTCCTCCGCTCCCACGCCCCATTGGTAGGAAAGGTGAACCATGACTCCTGGCCAAACATGGAAGACTTGAGCTTTGAGCCAATCTCCTTGCATAGCACAATGAGTTCCTCCTGTCCCATGCCTCCTCCAGAATGTTTGTTCCAGCTTTGCCTGCACCCCCAAACTTTACCTCCCATACTTGCAAAAATACAAGCTGGCCACAGAATGCCATTTAAGaggctttctccattttatttctttgggaaCGGAAAATGAAAAGTCTTTCCATCACATAtggtagatatatatatatatatatatatatatttatatatttatatataatttattttgtggtTGGACATTCCAaagctgttcattttttttctccccccatctctgttttgttttgtgttaatgCCTTCTCCCAGTCCCTGTGGATCAGGCTCAGGGTCTGGAGCAGGTACAGTGAAGGATTAGAGGAATGGGCAGTGGTTGCCAGAGTGGCCTCCAATCAAGGTCAAAAACCCGTTGAGGACCACCCAGAAGGAGCTGTGCAGACGGCTGGAGGGCACAAAGAGGCCACTCCTGGTTTTGTGGGCGGGACACAGCTTGTTGAACAGTCACCAGTCATGGGAGGAGGCTGGTCAGGGCTTGGGGGACTTGCTCACAGTAGATACCAACCCTCTCCATCCAGACCCCAAAATTCCATCTTGGGGCAGGAAGAGGGGGTGAAAAGAGAAATACAAGGACTGAGGGCCAAGTCTCCTCTGATTGTTATTGCTGGTGAATTGGAAATTTTACTTTCTTAAAAGAGACATTAGAATTTCCCTGCCTGTCTTGGGGAGAGAGACTCTGAGAGATTCTAGATAAGGAAGTGAGTGACCTTGACTGTCCCAGCCCATACCAGCCATCCCTGCCCGGACAAATGAGCCAACTCAGGAGTCTGGCAAGCAACCCGAGGGTCAGTGATCCTCAAAGGTTAGCCTTGTTCTTCAGGGACAGTCACATCCAACCCTGACTGGCCCCTCAAACAAGGGGCCCAGGCTCAGACTTGGGCCAGTGGGTCTGAGAAGTGAGCAGGGCACCGAGAGTCGAGCAGGGCTCTCTGCTGGGAGCAAAGGTGAGACCCGGAGGAAAAGGCAGCCTGGGAAGGTGATGTGAGCGTGAAAGCAGGAGGCTGGTGGAGACAGTGAGGGAAAACACAGGAAGACATCAGACATCCATCTGAGCTCAGAAATGGGGCGAACAAAATACCTAAGAGGCAGGTAGCACTTCATAGCTATCATTAGAGCTGAACAGTGACCCTGGGGATGGTCACCAAGCAGCAGGGGATATAGCCTTGTAGGATCCTGGCCAgagggtgagggtggggctgAGAAGCCTCTAGGCGACCCTTTCCAAGAATAGGAAGGCAGGTCTCCGCTGGGTACTGAGCTTCCAGCCCCGACTCTCACCTCCCTCAATATACACAGAGGGGCACATGCTCAGGACTAGTCCAGGCTCTAAGGCCTGAGCCAAAGATACCTTGCTGGGGGAGGGGTTGGGCAGGTAGCCCTCTCAACCACAGGCAGGCCATCTGCTCCTACTTCTCCTGCTAATCTGCCTGGGGAAGGAGAACACCACATGAAGGAGAGAGACCAGGAGCCTTGGGTCTGTCGGCATTGGTAGACCCACGCAGGCTCCTTCAGGCTGTGTGGCCTAGGAGAGCACAGACAGTAGCACTGGACACAAGGTGGCCAGCATCAGTGGCCCAAGATCCGGGAAGGGGGCTAGGGTACTTCCTGGCAATGcaagcctgcctccatctccaacgAGAGGCTTTCCAGAAAAGGAGCATGCTCCCTGTACCTGGGACCTCACCCGCCGTGCACTCGGCCCTCCCCGACGCTCTCCTTGGCAGGAGGGTCTGGAGGGGCTCCCCACAAAGGCAGTGCTGGAGCTGCATGGACTCGGGGGTTAAGGGGGCTGGTCACAGCTGCTTTGAGAACCTCTTTGGTCTGGGGATATGCAGCACACACGGGGAAGGGAAATGAATGGAAGGGAACATTGGTGACTCCGACCTTCAGACAGGGCACTTGTCAGAAGGTTGTGCACGCAGATAGAGAATCAGATTTCTGTGGACTCGATGCGCTCGAGGCGGGAGGGGGTCCAGGCTTTCTTCTCCTCACCATGCTGGGGAGTAGGCGTGCTGGCACCCCCTGCTGCCCCACGCTCCCGAAGCCGCCGCTCCAGCTGCTGGTTGCGCTGGTACATCTCCACATAACTCAGCTGGAGCTGTTTCTGGTACTCGAtgaccttctccttctcctccaacCACACCCGGCGCTCCTCTGCAAAGCTGGCACCCTGGCGCTCCCGGGCACGCCGCTCAGCAGCCAGCTCAGCCTGCagtctccccacctccctgcGCAGGGCTCGTGTCCCACTCTCTCCCCCAGCATCCACCTCCCCATCGACAGAAACCAGGGAAGCCGCAGCTGCCACCCCAGCCTGCCGTCGCATCTTGGCCTCATCACTCTCACAGGAGGCCAGTGCCTCCTGTGGCTCGGCCAGGTCCACAGGGGTCAGTGCAGGCTTGAGGCAGGCAGTGGGCAGCTCGCCTTCACTCAGCTCCAGGCTGGCCTGTTTGCTGCCGAAGGAGTCCCTCAAGCTGAGCAGCTGTTCCTCCTTCTCCCGGAGGGAGGCCCTTCCCTCCCGAAGTTGTGAGCGCAGCCCCACGATCTCACTCAACTTCTGCGACACATCGGCCTGCGAGTCCTTGAGTTGCTGCTTCAGGAGGGAAATCTCCCCGGCCTTCTGGCACACCTGGACAGGGAcaggcagaagcagaagccaggGTAAAGGCAGAGCCGACGGAGTAAGGGCTCATCTCAACCCAGCTCCCAGATCTAGCTCCGGAGCTTCCCCTGGACTCAGGCTCAGCCCACAGGGGGCTCCCTGCCTTATCATCTGACACAGCCCAAGGGCAGTGGCCACTCTGAACTGATTCGGTCCTACTCCCTTCACGACTTCCCCCCGCTACACAGCAGTAAGTTGCTGCTCTGGGGTCTCTAGAGGAAGAGAAGTTGAAAGGGAGCCAGAGAAGAAAGATCTAAGCCCCCAGCCCGCACCTCCCACTTAGTTTCCTCCATCCGGGGCAGGAAGTCGGCCTGCTCCTTCTGGCAGGCGGCCACCTTGTCCTCTAGCTCTTCCCGTTGCCTCATCAGCTGGGCCGCCTCCTCCTGCAGCTGCTTCTTGTCCTGCTGTAGCCGCAGCACCTGCAGCTGGAGGCCCTGCTGGGCGCGCTGGGCGCGGCGCGCCACCTGCTGCAGCTTCCCACTGCAGCCCTGCCGGAGCTCGGCTAGCTCCCGCTCCCAGGCCTTCTGCCGCTCCTCCAGCACCTGGGCCACGGCTGCCTCGCTCTGTTCCAGGCTGCGCCGCAGAGCAGCcacctcctgctccttctcccaCAGCCGCTCCTCCAACTCCTGGATCAGTGCACTGGGCGAGGGTGGCGAACAGGCTGCAAACGGCAGGCCCCCACTTCCACCCTCCCCAGATCCCAGGTGGCCTGACCGCCCCATGGATGATGACGACCCACTCTTACTGGAGGCCCGCCCGCTGTCGGAGGTCCCCAGATCTTGGTAGCCTGACCCCCCACCACTGCTGCCACTACTATAGCCGGCAGTGCCAATACGGTTGATATGGCTGGTGGAAGCACTGAGGGGTGCCAGATGCTGGCTATAGCTGGAACTATAGGTAGGCAGGCTTGTGAGTGAGTTCCGGCCTGAGTCTGAGAggccacccccactcccacccgcGGGGGTCATGGTCCGTGACTTGTCCAGTCCGCCCTTGAGGCCAGCGGGGCCCTGTCGTCCCTCAGGGGTCCCATTGGTCTGTGGAGGACACAAGTTCTGCATGGAATGAAAGTTTTTGGGTACAACAGGTTTGAAGGCTGACGGCCGAACTAGTGGCTCTGAGCACTGCataaaaggaaggggaaagaggcaTCAGACTGAGATCTCTTATCCTTGGCCCCTCCTCTTCCTTATGTCCAAGACTTGTTCGAGAACCACCTCCTGCCCCTGTTAGATCTCACCAAGTCTCCCCATCTGAGGCTCTACCTCAAGTCTCCCACAAGCCATCTCTGTCCTGGATCCACAAGAAAGACTTAGCCCCAGGATTGTACTCCAGAACCCCCCACAATGGTTCTCATCCCGGCTCCCATGATTCCCTCTAAGAAGCCCCACCTTAACCTCCTCACCGTTACCCCCCACTCTAAACCAGGCTATGAGGCCCTCAGGTCCTGGGGACTAACCTGGTCTAGCTTGCCAGAGGTGGTCAGGAGCTTCGGTGGGTGGTTGGGTTCACGATACTGTGGTGGAGCCTTGTCGCTGcccccgctgctgctgctgcccccgCTGCTGCCCACCACGTTACCACAAACATCTGTGTGGTCACTGCCCCGCAGCTCGCCATTGAGGTAGAGAGAGTTGGCGAGAACCTTGTCCTCTGATGGGTAGCGGCCAGGTCTCTCCCTGCCGGCTCCACTACCACTGCCTCTAGGACCAGGGAAACTGCCCTGGttgcccccaccccctgctcgAGTGCCCACGCTTTTCATAGGAAACTCCTGGGCATGGGTCACCCCACTACCCACACTGCCCATGGTCAGGCGGGGATCTGGGGGTCCAAGCTCAGAAGGCCGGGGGgcaaaggccaggagaggatCCCTCCCGGGATCAGCGCGCACAGGTAACGTCTCTAGCTTCGCCATGACTAAGCCAGAAGGGAACTGTGGGCACaagagggaaggcagagaggtCAGAATCTACCCTCAGCCCCAAGCAAGTCAGCCCGGGCCCcactttgtctctctgtgttcctTACAGCGGACCCCAGAGTATAAACCAGGCTTCCAAGATGAAGGACTAGCTCTGCCTTTGTGCCAAGGTACCATGCACATACCTTCTCAGCGGGGCTCACTCCTTCACCCCACTCCACCCATGAGCCTCCCAGACTAGTGACTTAACGGCGCTGCAACTCCCAGAGTTTAGTTTTCACTAAATTTACCCCGGATCATGATTGCTACAGTCCAGCTTCCTGGGCTGGGAAGACGGGATTGGTTGAGAAAAGCAGTACCTGACTTCAAGAGGGTAAAGGAGAGACACAAATAACCCTATACAAAAAAAGATGACAGTGCGGgtctttcccagcacccagcaccccccccccccatctaagGTGGTAAACAAGGTGAAAGCTAACTACAGGCAACACTTCTCTCCTTACCTTTCCAAACAGGTTGGGGGCCGGCGGGTCCTCAAGCTTGGGACCCTCCGAGGCCGAGTCTGCAGGGGCCATGTGGCTCACTCTGGAAATCCGGGCTAGGCCCGAAGCAGCTGCGTGGCTTTGGACTAGCCGACCAAGCCATCCCGTACTACAGTTTTctcctctgtgaaatgggaagaATTGAAAACGGAGCTGCCGCGCCAGGCGCCCGGAGGCGGCAGGCCAGGGAGAGAAGCCCAGTCTTGGAGTTGGGTGGGCGGAGCTGCCGCAGCGGCCTGCG
This genomic interval carries:
- the Lzts3 gene encoding leucine zipper putative tumor suppressor 3 isoform X1, which translates into the protein MAKLETLPVRADPGRDPLLAFAPRPSELGPPDPRLTMGSVGSGVTHAQEFPMKSVGTRAGGGGNQGSFPGPRGSGSGAGRERPGRYPSEDKVLANSLYLNGELRGSDHTDVCGNVVGSSGGSSSSGGSDKAPPQYREPNHPPKLLTTSGKLDQCSEPLVRPSAFKPVVPKNFHSMQNLCPPQTNGTPEGRQGPAGLKGGLDKSRTMTPAGGSGGGLSDSGRNSLTSLPTYSSSYSQHLAPLSASTSHINRIGTAGYSSGSSGGGSGYQDLGTSDSGRASSKSGSSSSMGRSGHLGSGEGGSGGLPFAACSPPSPSALIQELEERLWEKEQEVAALRRSLEQSEAAVAQVLEERQKAWERELAELRQGCSGKLQQVARRAQRAQQGLQLQVLRLQQDKKQLQEEAAQLMRQREELEDKVAACQKEQADFLPRMEETKWEVCQKAGEISLLKQQLKDSQADVSQKLSEIVGLRSQLREGRASLREKEEQLLSLRDSFGSKQASLELSEGELPTACLKPALTPVDLAEPQEALASCESDEAKMRRQAGVAAAASLVSVDGEVDAGGESGTRALRREVGRLQAELAAERRARERQGASFAEERRVWLEEKEKVIEYQKQLQLSYVEMYQRNQQLERRLRERGAAGGASTPTPQHGEEKKAWTPSRLERIESTEI
- the Lzts3 gene encoding leucine zipper putative tumor suppressor 3 isoform X2 — translated: MAPADSASEGPKLEDPPAPNLFGKFPSGLVMAKLETLPVRADPGRDPLLAFAPRPSELGPPDPRLTMGSVGSGVTHAQEFPMKSVGTRAGGGGNQGSFPGPRGSGSGAGRERPGRYPSEDKVLANSLYLNGELRGSDHTDVCGNVVGSSGGSSSSGGSDKAPPQYREPNHPPKLLTTSGKLDQCSEPLVRPSAFKPVVPKNFHSMQNLCPPQTNGTPEGRQGPAGLKGGLDKSRTMTPAGGSGGGLSDSGRNSLTSLPTYSSSYSQHLAPLSASTSHINRIGTAGYSSGSSGGGSGYQDLGTSDSGRASSKSGSSSSMGRSGHLGSGEGGSGGLPFAACSPPSPSALIQELEERLWEKEQEVAALRRSLEQSEAAVAQVLEERQKAWERELAELRQGCSGKLQQVARRAQRAQQGLQLQVLRLQQDKKQLQEEAAQLMRQREELEDKVAACQKEQADFLPRMEETKWEVCQKAGEISLLKQQLKDSQADVSQKLSEIVGLRSQLREGRASLREKEEQLLSLRDSFGSKQASLELSEGELPTACLKPALTPVDLAEPQEALASCESDEAKMRRQAGVAAAASLVSVDGEVDAGGESGTRALRREVGRLQAELAAERRARERQGASFAEERRVWLEEKEKVIEYQKQLQLSYVEMYQRNQQLERRLRERGAAGGASTPTPQHGEEKKAWTPSRLERIESTEI